From a region of the Aeoliella mucimassa genome:
- a CDS encoding PEP-CTERM sorting domain-containing protein, with amino-acid sequence MFNTWKTYLSLLTLAFTLPVASSQAAVVFMDTFDRDTEFNLNGSMTGITNNTNDAFAEGVYANGFVDANYPGAGADGIASNGGSAKIDSNELRLAVGPGTSNTFVNHNFVNLDSTVFNVSLDLTGYGGGATSGHGGGFAIGMSLDEALSTGDAQNGNTAAGDGDFKMQDGLQDGGNEVSDVSVSDFWAVLRGDGFLQWGTKGANFPKVDGEFGEGHLGSVGVDANTGTIEATFIAPDFNDGTNVRYFLSFNDTIVDAGSFVWTGTNENYIGIDARHGSYVGFDNFSVSVPEPSTLLIAAVAAFGLVGYGRWHTN; translated from the coding sequence ATGTTCAACACCTGGAAAACCTACCTCAGCCTACTAACCCTTGCATTCACTTTACCTGTTGCCTCGTCGCAGGCCGCGGTGGTGTTTATGGACACTTTTGACCGCGATACCGAATTCAACCTCAACGGCTCCATGACCGGCATCACCAACAACACAAACGACGCTTTTGCCGAAGGGGTGTACGCCAACGGTTTTGTCGACGCGAACTATCCTGGAGCTGGCGCAGATGGAATTGCTTCGAATGGTGGATCCGCAAAGATCGACTCGAACGAACTACGGCTAGCAGTCGGCCCCGGAACTTCCAATACGTTTGTGAATCACAATTTTGTCAACCTCGATTCGACTGTCTTTAATGTATCTCTCGACTTAACCGGCTACGGTGGCGGCGCTACCAGCGGTCATGGCGGTGGATTCGCCATCGGCATGAGCCTCGACGAAGCCCTTAGCACCGGCGACGCTCAGAATGGCAATACCGCGGCCGGCGATGGCGACTTCAAGATGCAGGATGGGTTGCAAGATGGCGGCAACGAAGTGTCTGACGTGTCGGTAAGCGACTTCTGGGCAGTACTGCGTGGCGATGGCTTTCTGCAGTGGGGAACTAAAGGTGCGAACTTCCCGAAAGTAGATGGTGAGTTTGGCGAGGGGCACTTGGGGAGCGTTGGGGTCGATGCCAACACCGGCACCATCGAAGCCACGTTCATCGCTCCGGATTTCAACGACGGCACAAACGTTCGCTACTTCCTGTCGTTCAACGACACGATTGTCGACGCCGGTTCGTTCGTCTGGACCGGCACCAATGAGAACTACATCGGCATCGACGCCCGCCATGGCAGCTACGTCGGTTTCGACAATTTCTCCGTTAGCGTGCCTGAACCTTCCACGCTGCTAATCGCAGCCGTCGCGGCTTTTGGCCTGGTGGGATATGGCCGCTGGCACACAAATTAA